The DNA sequence cagcaagcagcaggagaaaaacaaggcCATCCTGGCCGGGGATTTCGACTTCCACAACATGCACGGGGCCGGCGCCGCCGCCTCGGCGCCGggacaccagcagcagcaccaccagcagccgCTCTTCGGCTGTGTGGCCGGCTACATGGACGGCAAGCTCGACCCCCTCTACGAGCGCATCGCCGCGCCCGGCTTGCGGCCGCTGGTGATTAAGCAGGAGCCCcgcgaggaggaggaggtcaaGTCGGCGGCCCTGTCGGCCCTCTACCCCCACCACGCTCCGCAGCAGCACCCGTCCCACCTGCAGTACCAGATCGCCCACTGCGCCCAGACCACCATGCACCTCCAGCCCGGGCACCCCACGCCGCCCCCCACGCCCGTGCCCAGCCCGCACCACCCGCACCACCCGCACCCCCCCGGCGGCCTGCCCGCCGCCGGCGCCCTCAAGATGATGCCCGCGGACCACCGGAGCAAATCCAAAAAGACAGTGGACAAGAACAGCAACGAGTACCGGGTGCGCCGGGAGCGCAACAACATCGCGGTGCGCAAGAGCCGGGACAAGGCCAAGCAGCGCAACGTGGAGACGCAGCAGAAGGTGCTGGAGCTCACCACCGACAACGAGCGGCTGCGCAAACGGGTGGAGCAGCTCACCCGGGAGCTGGAGACTCTGCGGGGCATCTTCAGGCAGCTGCCCGAGAGCTCGCTGGTGAAGGCCATGGGCAGCTGCGCCTAGCGCCGCGCCGGGACTCGCGGGGCCGCCGCGCCCGCTGCCGGGCTGCCCTCGCTCACCTATAGATACTATACATACCGGAGCGCGGCGATCTCAAATCGTttcgggggtgggggggagggtgggttcggttttttgtttggtttggttttggtttggttttgtggtttttttttattaacaacGACCAATACAAGAAGCCAGGCAGCTGTAGTATTAAAAGGTTTGTGCCTTAGGGATGATACACGAATAAGCTGAAAACATGGTGGGTTTTATAAGCAGAAGGGCGAAGGGAAGGAAGAATTCAAAGCCCACATGTCTACACAGggtaaataacaataataataataataatagtaataaagcACACATAGCAATCCAGATGTGCCTTAAAAGCTGGCTGTAGGAGCTCTGGGGCTTTTTGTtgtcatccccccccccccccccagcctggcagggtgtgaggaAAATGGGTGATGGACATGCAGGCTTGAGGGATGGGGTGTCTGGGGTGCTGGCCAGggccccccccctccagctggcctgcagtgcagcaggcaggggcagctgCAGGGATGCCGGCAAGGAGGGCTGAGGCTGAGACGCGCAGTGCCAGATGCCTCTTTGGAGCACTGAGGTGTGGGGCAGCTGCCGGACTGCTGCAAGGACtgtcccagcctggctgggctgcctctgcccagccttGGCCCCTGCCTTGGttgagagcagggcaggggctgttGCTGCTGCGGGACCAATGGACAGCCTAGGACTGATGGAGCAGCAGTTCACGAGGGAGCGTGGTGAGCTCCCTCCATcaaaaggaagagcagcagtgtCTTGTACTGTATGTCACGACGTGGCGAAGCACAAATGAATAAATACCTATCGATGCGGGTATTTACTATGAACTTTCagtgtattttgctttattccAGGACATTTAGCTCCTCTCCCAAGTCTCTGTCTGCCCAAGCTGTGCCTCATGTAATGTGAAAGCCTTTCCGTGTATACTTGCTACACTTTATTGCATTATTTAGATCTTTGCCATCACACGACTTTCTTATCTGGTGACAGAGACTATGCCCTTGTGCTGCAAcgttattttattatttgggtgggtgggtgagtgtgagtgtgtgttGCCTTCTTCACGTTGTCCTGGGCTGGCCGCTGCCTCCAGACCCAAGGCAGGGGTGCCTGGGAGGGAGCACGAGGCCATGGGGCTGCAGGACACCTGCGGTGGGGTGAGGAGGCTCGTCCGTGGTGCCGCAGCACCTTTGGACTCTGGAGCTTCTCCCAGggtgagagaaaataaacaaaaaaacccaggccCCCTTCCAGGGAGCACTGGTCACCACGCAGAGCATTTCTTCCTCATGTCGCAGCTGCACAAGAATTCGTCCAGTTGAAACAGTCGTAATGGGAGAGGAGTATGTGAAGCTGTCTGAAAGTGTGACAGCAGGAGCGTAGTGCTgggggtgtgcgtgtgcgtgtgccaTGTGCGTGTGTGGCGTGTGTGGCGTGTGTGTATGGgtatgtatacatgtatgtatatgcacacacattggtggggtttttttgaatttGGGGGGTGGGAACTGCATATAAAGTTTGTTGGAAGTCCTGGTTACGTTCATAAATAAACAGTATATATTCCACCATAATCATCCGCCTTTGCGTGTTTCCAGTTCTTTTTGTGTAGCAGGGGTGTGAaagccctcctcttcctccggACCGCGCATCCCGCTCTGCGCCAGCACCCGCTTCCCTGCCAGGACTGGTGACCGAAACGCCTTCGTGGAGCGCAACTCCCTCGCTTTCGcctcagagaaataaatacacgGTTGCCTTTAAGAGAGCGGCAATTTCCTAAATACTTGTGGTGTCAGATGTGTGCCTGTGAGTCACCCTCCGCTTCACCCTTCCACCCGCGCCGTGGCTGGGCCGGGGGCTCCTCCAGCCTGCGACGGGTCCGCTGCCGCTCCCGGACGGGCTTCAGGCAGCCGGGACGGACGAGGGAGGCGTCACGGCGACGAGGACGCGCGGCCCGTCGGCACGCGGGCTCGAGGCCTGCCGCCGGCTGCCCCAGCCACGGGGCCCGTCCGGCCTGGCAGCCCCAGCCACGGGGCCCGTCCGGCCTGGCAGCCCCAGCCACGGGGCCCGTCCGGCCTGGCAGCCCCAGCCACGGGGCCCGTCCGGCCTGGCAGCCCCAGCCACGGGGCCCGTCCGGCCTGGCAGCCCCAGCCACGGGGCCCGTCCGGCCTGGCAGCCCGCCGCGGCCGTGGCCCCGTCTCGGGGACGCTGTGGGTGCCCGGCGGGGCGCAGGGGACGAGCTGTCACGCGGGACACGGCAGGGGCTTGCGAAAGGAGGccgcgggcagggccgggccccGCTCGCCCCCGTCAGCGCCGCCGCTGCCCGTCCCTTCCCGGCGGGCCGCGGCCCGGGCCCCTCCTCTCCCCCGGGGAGTTTCGCCCCGGCCGGGTCGGGCCCAGAGACGCCGCCCCGGGGGCTCTGCGGTGTTGGCGGGCCGCGGGGGCACAGCGCGGGACCCGGGAAGAAGGGCGGGAGGAGAGGCACCGGCCGCGGTTCCAGCCGGGCCGCTCCGCGGGCACAGCGGCTGCTCCCGGCCGGGTCCGGGCGCTGCGCGGAACTAAGCCGCCACCCACGCGCGGGGGatccgccccgccccgccctccC is a window from the Balearica regulorum gibbericeps isolate bBalReg1 chromosome 13, bBalReg1.pri, whole genome shotgun sequence genome containing:
- the CEBPA gene encoding CCAAT/enhancer-binding protein alpha, which encodes MEQANFYEVDSRPPMSSGQHHQLQTPLPGNAYSYREAPSAAAPAAGGAELGDICENENSIDISAYIDPAAFNDEFLADLFQHSKQQEKNKAILAGDFDFHNMHGAGAAASAPGHQQQHHQQPLFGCVAGYMDGKLDPLYERIAAPGLRPLVIKQEPREEEEVKSAALSALYPHHAPQQHPSHLQYQIAHCAQTTMHLQPGHPTPPPTPVPSPHHPHHPHPPGGLPAAGALKMMPADHRSKSKKTVDKNSNEYRVRRERNNIAVRKSRDKAKQRNVETQQKVLELTTDNERLRKRVEQLTRELETLRGIFRQLPESSLVKAMGSCA